Proteins encoded in a region of the Suncus etruscus isolate mSunEtr1 chromosome 1, mSunEtr1.pri.cur, whole genome shotgun sequence genome:
- the RNF148 gene encoding RING finger protein 148 translates to MVFVISCLSVNGKMSLLTATPSAQSSVSSRLLRLSIFLLLGLPDSKGKAIWTAHLNITFQEGNQIISELGESGVFGNHSPLERVSGVVVLPEGWNQNACNPMTNFSRPEQADSWLALIERGGCTFTHKINVAAQKGANGVIIYNYPGTGNKVFPMSHQGTENIVAVMIGNLKGLELLYLIQKGVYVTIIIEVGRVYVPWMSHYILYLSYFLVFMFTYYCFYCTWRPQMPNYSLRRRRQMKVDVKKAIGQIELRMLKEGDKEIDPNENDCVVCFDTYKPQDVIRILACKHFFHKACIDPWLLAHRTCPICKCDILRT, encoded by the exons ATGGTATTTGTGATCAGTtgtctttctg TGAATGGAAAAATGAGCCTGCTTACAGCTACTCCTTCAGCTCAGAGCTCTGTTTCATCTAGACTGCTGAGACTTAGCATCTTTCTACTGCTTGGCCTGCCTGACTCAAAAGGAAAAGCCATTTGGACAGCACATCTGAATATCACATTTCAGGAGGGAAATCAGATTATATCAGAATTAGGTGAGAGTGGAGTTTTTGGAAATCATTCTCCTCTGGAAAGAGTGTCTGGTGTGGTAGTACTTCCTGAAGGATGGAATCAGAATGCTTGTAACCCCATGACCAATTTCAGCAGGCCTGAACAAGCAGACTCTTGGCTGGCCCTAATTGAACGGGGAGGCTGTACATTCACACATAAAATCAATGTGGCTGCACAGAAGGGAGCAAATGGGGTCATCATCTATAACTACCCAGGAACAGGCAACAAAGTATTCCCCATGTCTCATCAAGGAACTGAAAATATAGTGGCAGTGATGATAGGCAACTTGAAAGGCTTGGAACTTTTATACTTGATTCAGAAAGGAGTTTATGTAACGATTATCATAGAAGTGGGAAGAGTATACGTGCCCTGGATGAGCCATTATATCTTGTATCTGTCTTACTTCCTGGTTTTCATGTTTACCTACTATTGTTTTTACTGTACCTGGAGACCTCAGATGCCCAATTATTCCTTAAGAAGGCGAAGACAGATGAAGGTAGATGTGAAAAAAGCTATTGGTCAGATTGAATTGCGAATGCTCAAAGAAGGAGATAAAGAGATAGATCCAAATGaaaatgattgtgttgtttgcttTGACACATACAAACCTCAAGATGTAATACGTATTCTAGCTTGCAAACATTTTTTCCATAAGGCATGCATTGACCCTTGGCTCTTAGCTCACAGGACATGTCCAATTTGCAAGTGTGACATTCTGAGAACCTAA